One genomic region from Anabaena sp. PCC 7108 encodes:
- a CDS encoding IS4 family transposase: protein MIPTFYQNHLRSQLSLAEYLLLKILLQILQSIKQVSLESLANALPIPIKFESRRRKIQRFLSLPKLTIKKIWLPIIEVWLETYLQEKETIYLVIDRTKWSCINLLMISMVWEKRAIPIYFELLKQKGNSNLKQQTEALTEILAIVKKYKICVLGDREFCSVKLANWLKQQGLSFCLRLRKNEFVKKESDIWLELKDLGLAPGLSLFLPGVKVTKLRGFGYFNLACKWKRKLQGIAPKEGWFILTDLPELGAAITAYKQRFDIEEMFRDFKTGGYNLEDTKVTGERLISLILLIAIAYTSATIQGQQIKRKGVQEYVGRVKENSRSTRRHSSFYIGLYGYTWISFMDNCQPLVAQLMRLNPNKRKYYQQGLRAMNLIQSVF from the coding sequence ATGATACCAACATTCTATCAAAACCATCTCAGAAGTCAATTAAGTCTAGCAGAATACCTATTGTTAAAAATCCTGCTTCAGATTTTACAGTCAATTAAACAGGTAAGTCTAGAAAGTTTAGCGAATGCCTTACCAATACCCATAAAATTTGAAAGTAGACGCAGAAAAATACAAAGATTTTTATCATTGCCAAAATTAACAATAAAGAAGATATGGTTACCCATAATTGAAGTCTGGTTAGAGACATACCTTCAAGAGAAAGAAACAATATATCTAGTAATAGACCGGACTAAATGGTCATGTATAAATTTATTAATGATCAGCATGGTGTGGGAGAAACGAGCAATACCGATATATTTTGAATTATTGAAGCAAAAAGGAAATAGCAATCTCAAACAACAAACAGAAGCGTTGACCGAGATTTTAGCGATAGTAAAAAAATATAAAATATGTGTATTAGGAGATAGAGAATTCTGTTCTGTCAAATTAGCGAACTGGTTGAAGCAGCAAGGTTTAAGCTTTTGTTTAAGGTTAAGAAAGAATGAATTTGTCAAAAAAGAATCAGATATTTGGTTAGAGTTGAAAGATTTGGGATTAGCACCGGGATTATCGTTATTTTTGCCGGGAGTTAAAGTTACGAAACTTAGAGGTTTTGGATATTTTAATTTAGCCTGTAAATGGAAAAGGAAACTCCAGGGTATAGCACCAAAAGAAGGATGGTTTATTCTCACAGATTTACCAGAGTTAGGAGCAGCTATTACAGCTTATAAACAACGCTTTGATATTGAGGAAATGTTTAGAGATTTTAAAACAGGAGGTTATAATTTAGAAGATACGAAAGTCACGGGAGAACGGTTGATTTCACTAATTTTATTAATAGCTATTGCCTACACATCAGCCACAATTCAGGGACAACAAATTAAACGCAAGGGAGTACAAGAATATGTCGGAAGAGTTAAAGAAAACAGCCGTAGTACCAGACGACATAGCAGTTTTTATATTGGTCTATATGGTTATACTTGGATCAGTTTTATGGATAATTGTCAACCTTTAGTAGCCCAATTAATGAGACTTAATCCTAATAAGCGCAAGTATTATCAACAAGGTCTAAGAGCTATGAACCTTATACAGTCAGTCTTTTAG